One window from the genome of Candidatus Thorarchaeota archaeon encodes:
- a CDS encoding 2-oxoacid:acceptor oxidoreductase family protein codes for MDTFSIIVAGVGGQGGLSAGRVFAEAALSAGLNPIMGETFGASRRGGTVFTHIRLSAHNVGPLVPAGELDLLLGLEPLEALRAAVEYSSRRTTAVVSMLEVQTLDTLSGVSDYPSRSAILEGLSSMTSRVIHVDPVEALGTTGGGPLLNAFMLGVVCTHAGLPFPMEHVEERVREMTGDSKLNTQAFRRGLAYES; via the coding sequence ATGGACACCTTCAGTATCATTGTGGCCGGCGTTGGTGGACAGGGTGGCCTCTCTGCCGGACGGGTATTTGCTGAGGCGGCATTGAGCGCAGGGCTCAACCCCATCATGGGAGAGACATTCGGCGCCTCTCGACGCGGCGGTACGGTCTTCACACACATCAGACTGTCCGCGCACAATGTCGGTCCACTCGTGCCGGCAGGCGAGCTCGACCTGCTATTGGGTCTTGAACCACTAGAAGCACTCCGGGCGGCTGTGGAGTACTCGTCGAGGCGCACAACGGCAGTCGTCAGCATGCTTGAAGTACAGACACTTGACACCCTGTCAGGGGTCTCCGACTACCCCAGCAGGTCGGCGATACTCGAGGGGCTCTCCTCAATGACTAGTAGAGTGATTCATGTAGACCCTGTCGAGGCCCTTGGAACCACTGGGGGAGGGCCACTGTTGAATGCGTTCATGCTAGGCGTCGTGTGTACACACGCAGGCCTCCCGTTCCCGATGGAACATGTGGAAGAACGAGTCAGAGAGATGACAGGGGACTCGAAGCTCAATACTCAAGCATTCAGAAGGGGACTCGCATACGAGAGCTGA